One region of Halohasta litchfieldiae genomic DNA includes:
- a CDS encoding IMP cyclohydrolase, which translates to MYIGRFIVVGPGLGAYRVSSRSFPNRQITDRDGLLTVGPTSDAPETDNPYVGYNCVRTVDGPATDGEVAVVGNGSHVDPIAEKLDLGYPPRDALAASLLALDYEKDDYNTPRIAGVVATDEAYIGTVRHDALLVKRVTEPTLVATYEENSPTAHELKASDAAGAAAEVYKADYEHAVCAAGVTVDADGATYAIENGE; encoded by the coding sequence ATGTACATCGGACGCTTCATCGTCGTCGGCCCGGGACTCGGTGCCTACCGCGTCTCGTCGCGCTCGTTCCCGAACCGCCAGATTACCGACCGGGACGGCCTGCTAACCGTCGGTCCAACGTCCGACGCACCCGAAACCGACAACCCATACGTCGGCTACAACTGCGTGCGAACGGTCGACGGACCAGCGACTGACGGCGAGGTTGCGGTCGTCGGCAACGGCTCCCATGTCGACCCCATCGCCGAAAAGCTGGACCTCGGCTACCCGCCACGGGACGCGCTGGCGGCGAGCCTGCTCGCACTCGACTACGAGAAAGACGACTACAACACCCCCCGGATCGCCGGTGTTGTCGCCACCGACGAAGCGTATATCGGCACTGTGCGCCACGACGCGCTGCTCGTCAAACGAGTCACGGAGCCAACGCTCGTGGCGACCTACGAGGAGAACAGCCCGACAGCCCACGAACTGAAAGCGTCGGATGCCGCCGGTGCTGCGGCAGAAGTTTATAAGGCCGACTACGAACACGCGGTCTGTGCAGCCGGTGTAACGGTCGACGCCGACGGTGCGACCTACGCCATCGAGAACGGCGAGTAG
- a CDS encoding nucleoside phosphorylase-I family protein, with protein MTLHPAVVVFPAFTEAEYTGEASEVEPWLDRYVFDRELDVAGVDHPIYHATDAGLTLAPTGIGKSAAATTVSALAAGDDVALDEATLLTVGIAGCRPAAGTLGSVFVADRVVDWDIKLRIGETTGRMQWLTGEYVWQLDEGLVDRALTAAREVRLADSDRAAEIRQQYDDSRTPEVDVGTTVCGDEVYHGEATAAQVDALCDSYGVDGFVTTEMEDAGTATALERFGLLDQYINIRAAANFDREPAGGDPTTSIEADVFDLGIENAVRVGTAVVDDLVD; from the coding sequence ATGACGCTCCATCCGGCTGTCGTGGTGTTTCCAGCGTTCACCGAGGCAGAGTATACCGGCGAGGCAAGCGAGGTCGAGCCGTGGCTCGACCGCTACGTGTTCGACCGCGAGCTCGACGTCGCTGGCGTCGACCACCCGATCTACCACGCGACCGACGCTGGGCTGACTCTCGCGCCGACCGGCATCGGCAAAAGCGCCGCGGCCACAACCGTCAGCGCGCTTGCGGCGGGCGACGACGTTGCGCTCGACGAGGCAACACTCCTCACCGTCGGGATCGCCGGTTGTCGACCCGCCGCCGGAACCCTTGGTTCGGTATTCGTCGCCGACCGGGTGGTCGACTGGGACATCAAACTCCGGATCGGCGAGACGACGGGGCGGATGCAGTGGCTCACCGGCGAGTACGTCTGGCAGCTCGACGAGGGTCTCGTCGACCGCGCGCTAACGGCCGCCCGCGAGGTGCGGCTGGCCGACAGCGACCGCGCAGCCGAGATCCGCCAGCAGTACGACGACAGCCGAACACCCGAAGTCGACGTCGGCACGACCGTCTGCGGCGACGAAGTGTACCACGGCGAGGCCACCGCCGCACAGGTCGACGCGCTCTGCGACTCCTACGGCGTCGACGGGTTCGTCACCACGGAGATGGAGGATGCCGGGACCGCCACGGCGCTCGAACGGTTCGGCCTGCTCGATCAGTATATAAACATCCGCGCAGCAGCCAACTTCGACCGGGAGCCAGCGGGCGGCGATCCAACCACGAGCATCGAGGCCGACGTGTTCGATCTCGGCATCGAAAACGCGGTTCGCGTGGGGACAGCTGTCGTCGACGATCTCGTCGACTGA
- a CDS encoding universal stress protein produces MSLETVLVTVEEAKTAQLDELVETAIDIAGPAGATVVLARVFSSEAYEDARERLQFDPNSEVTPSVVAKRNVTIRELGDTLADAGVDSTVEARLSNGESDGDRLAELADEIDADLAIIGGRGRTPAGKAVFGSTAQTLMLTGPCPVTFVRNE; encoded by the coding sequence ATGAGTCTCGAAACGGTGCTTGTGACGGTTGAGGAGGCCAAGACAGCACAGCTCGACGAGCTCGTCGAGACGGCCATCGACATCGCGGGGCCAGCCGGGGCCACCGTCGTTCTGGCACGTGTCTTTTCGAGCGAAGCATACGAGGACGCCCGCGAGCGGCTCCAGTTCGACCCCAACAGCGAGGTCACACCCAGTGTGGTCGCCAAGCGAAACGTGACCATCCGAGAACTGGGCGACACGCTGGCCGACGCTGGGGTCGACTCCACGGTCGAGGCCCGCCTCAGCAACGGCGAGAGTGACGGCGACCGACTCGCCGAACTGGCCGACGAAATCGACGCCGACCTCGCTATCATCGGCGGGCGCGGACGGACCCCCGCGGGCAAGGCCGTCTTCGGGTCGACTGCACAGACGCTCATGCTGACTGGGCCCTGTCCGGTGACGTTCGTCCGGAACGAGTAG
- a CDS encoding Gfo/Idh/MocA family protein, whose protein sequence is MSEPLKIGMLGYRFMGRAHSNALARLPMFFPEAPEIERHTLIGRNEDALAEAADQFGFAHTATDWEDVIEEVDVFYNLGPNHLHAEPSIAALEAGTAVLCEKPLAPTLEAAEAMAAAAADADVPAGCAFNYRFLPAIQYAKRLIESGELGEIRHVRGRYLQDWLVDPEAEWAWRMDADLAGSGALGDLGAHTVDLARFLVGDQVGGIERVSGHLETFVDERPVYDDAGAIEEYRPVTVDDAYTAQAEFETGAVGSFEASRFATGHKNDHTIEIHGSAGSLKFSLERLNELEVLTGDNRGYETVLVTDETDPYVDHWWPPGHTIGWEHSFVHENDEFLSAVADQSNFSPSFQDALDVQTVLDGIERADERGEWVKI, encoded by the coding sequence ATGTCCGAACCACTGAAAATCGGGATGCTCGGCTACCGGTTTATGGGCAGAGCCCACTCGAACGCGCTTGCTCGCCTGCCGATGTTTTTCCCCGAGGCTCCCGAGATCGAACGCCACACGCTCATTGGTCGCAACGAGGATGCCCTCGCCGAGGCCGCCGATCAGTTCGGCTTCGCCCACACGGCGACCGACTGGGAAGACGTGATTGAGGAAGTCGACGTGTTCTACAATCTCGGCCCGAACCACCTCCACGCCGAGCCCTCGATTGCGGCCCTCGAAGCTGGCACCGCGGTGCTCTGTGAGAAACCACTTGCACCGACGCTGGAGGCCGCCGAAGCGATGGCCGCCGCCGCGGCCGATGCCGACGTGCCGGCAGGCTGTGCGTTCAACTACCGGTTTTTGCCCGCGATCCAGTACGCCAAGCGGCTGATCGAGTCGGGCGAGCTCGGCGAGATCCGCCATGTCCGGGGACGGTACCTCCAAGACTGGCTCGTCGACCCCGAGGCCGAGTGGGCCTGGCGGATGGATGCCGATCTCGCCGGCTCCGGCGCGCTCGGCGATCTCGGAGCCCACACCGTCGACCTCGCGCGCTTCCTCGTCGGCGACCAGGTAGGGGGAATCGAACGCGTCTCAGGGCACCTCGAAACGTTTGTCGACGAACGCCCAGTGTACGACGACGCGGGAGCTATCGAGGAGTACCGACCAGTGACCGTCGACGACGCCTACACCGCTCAAGCCGAGTTCGAAACCGGCGCGGTCGGCAGCTTCGAGGCTTCGCGGTTCGCCACCGGCCACAAGAACGACCACACCATCGAGATCCACGGCTCGGCGGGCAGCCTGAAGTTCTCCTTAGAACGGCTCAACGAACTCGAAGTCCTAACCGGTGACAACCGGGGGTACGAAACCGTCCTCGTCACCGACGAAACCGACCCCTACGTCGACCACTGGTGGCCGCCGGGCCACACCATCGGCTGGGAACACAGTTTCGTCCACGAAAACGACGAGTTCCTCTCGGCGGTCGCCGATCAGTCGAACTTCTCGCCGTCGTTCCAGGACGCCCTCGACGTCCAGACGGTCCTCGACGGGATCGAACGCGCCGACGAACGAGGCGAGTGGGTGAAAATATAG
- a CDS encoding sugar phosphate isomerase/epimerase family protein — MELGVLTVPFGNQSREETFEYLAEIGVDCVELGVGGYPGDDHVDRTATLDNAEAQAELLDLLDEHDLSISALATHNNPLHPDEERAAEADTELREAIELAAQLDVNTVTCFSGLPAGGPNDEVPNWVTAPWPVEHADAHDYQWTVAENYWTELAEFADEQGVDIAIEMHPNMLVYEPHGMLKLRELTNGRIGANFDPSHLYWQGISVTDAIRLLGDEDAIHHFHAKDTKIYEPQAREKGVLDTTDYTDEANRSWLFRSIGYGHGEGHWKDVVSTLRMVGYEGALSIEHEDSLTTSKEGLEKAVDVLSRAMFETTPGDAYWAE; from the coding sequence ATGGAGCTTGGTGTACTAACAGTCCCCTTTGGTAATCAGTCCCGTGAAGAGACCTTCGAGTATCTCGCCGAGATCGGCGTCGACTGCGTCGAACTCGGCGTCGGCGGCTATCCCGGCGACGACCACGTCGACCGGACGGCCACCCTCGACAACGCCGAGGCACAGGCCGAACTGCTCGACCTGCTCGACGAACACGACCTCTCGATTAGCGCGTTGGCGACCCACAACAACCCGCTGCATCCCGACGAGGAGCGCGCTGCGGAGGCCGATACCGAACTTCGGGAAGCCATCGAGCTGGCCGCCCAGCTCGACGTGAATACGGTCACCTGCTTTTCGGGCCTCCCGGCGGGCGGGCCGAACGACGAGGTCCCAAATTGGGTTACAGCCCCGTGGCCGGTCGAACACGCTGATGCTCACGACTACCAGTGGACCGTTGCCGAAAACTACTGGACCGAACTCGCCGAGTTCGCCGACGAGCAGGGCGTCGACATCGCTATCGAGATGCACCCCAATATGTTGGTCTACGAACCTCACGGGATGCTCAAACTCCGCGAGCTGACAAACGGGCGTATCGGTGCCAACTTCGATCCCTCCCATCTCTACTGGCAGGGAATCAGTGTCACTGACGCGATCCGGCTCCTTGGCGACGAGGATGCGATCCACCATTTCCACGCCAAAGACACCAAGATCTACGAGCCACAGGCCCGCGAGAAGGGCGTCCTCGATACCACCGACTACACCGACGAGGCCAATCGCTCGTGGCTGTTCCGCTCGATCGGCTACGGGCACGGCGAGGGTCACTGGAAGGACGTCGTCTCGACGCTCCGGATGGTCGGCTACGAGGGCGCACTCTCTATCGAACACGAGGACTCGCTAACCACCTCGAAAGAGGGCCTCGAAAAGGCCGTCGACGTCCTCTCGCGGGCCATGTTCGAAACCACACCCGGTGATGCCTACTGGGCGGAGTAA
- a CDS encoding Gfo/Idh/MocA family protein, producing MNLNNTRSKYILMTTNTPVQVGIVGLGGIGHHHADRLEDQEAELVGGVDINGEARKNFREKYDVSTYEDDAELLKTADAVLITTPNRFHEQYAVAALEAGCDVLLEKPLAHTLESAERIVEAAHAAEGFCMVGFNNRFSAPVEVVKEYQNEGRFGDFSHIEANYVRRRGIPGRGSWFTSKEVAGGGSLIDIGVHAIDLALHFLDFPTISEVSGTTRSQFGTREDYAYVEMWGEDIGPEGFDVDDSVSAFIRTEAGQTISLDVAWAVNRPTNDEFVLRGTEAGATFDRASHELTIHEGSKAGRDHLTDAEIQTQNSDTHKAEVGYFLDHVAAGTPPERNTVDEGLAVQRVIDAIYRSSEQGEAVSLNTDSVPALSPK from the coding sequence GTGAATCTTAACAACACCCGTAGTAAATACATTCTAATGACGACAAACACACCAGTACAGGTAGGAATCGTCGGTCTCGGTGGGATCGGACACCACCACGCGGACCGACTTGAAGATCAAGAAGCGGAGCTTGTCGGCGGCGTCGACATCAACGGCGAGGCCCGCAAGAACTTCCGCGAAAAGTATGATGTATCGACGTACGAAGACGACGCCGAGCTGCTGAAGACCGCTGACGCAGTGCTCATCACCACGCCGAACCGGTTCCATGAGCAGTACGCAGTCGCCGCGCTCGAAGCCGGCTGCGACGTGCTGTTGGAAAAGCCGCTCGCCCACACCCTCGAAAGCGCCGAGCGAATCGTCGAGGCGGCCCACGCCGCCGAGGGATTCTGCATGGTCGGCTTCAACAACCGATTTTCGGCCCCAGTTGAGGTAGTCAAAGAGTACCAAAACGAGGGTCGGTTCGGCGACTTCTCGCACATCGAGGCCAACTACGTCCGTCGACGCGGCATCCCTGGCCGCGGTTCGTGGTTCACCTCGAAGGAGGTCGCCGGTGGCGGCTCGCTGATCGATATCGGCGTCCACGCCATCGATCTCGCGCTCCACTTCCTCGATTTCCCAACGATCAGCGAGGTCTCGGGGACGACGCGCTCGCAGTTCGGGACCCGCGAGGATTACGCCTACGTCGAGATGTGGGGCGAAGACATCGGCCCCGAGGGGTTCGACGTCGACGACTCGGTCAGCGCGTTTATTCGGACCGAGGCAGGCCAGACGATCTCGCTGGATGTCGCCTGGGCGGTCAACCGGCCGACCAACGACGAGTTCGTACTTCGGGGTACCGAAGCCGGAGCCACGTTCGACCGCGCGAGCCACGAACTCACGATTCACGAGGGCAGTAAGGCCGGACGCGACCATCTGACTGACGCCGAGATCCAGACCCAAAACAGCGACACCCACAAAGCCGAAGTAGGCTACTTCCTCGACCACGTCGCGGCGGGAACCCCACCCGAGCGCAACACGGTCGACGAGGGACTCGCCGTCCAGCGTGTCATCGACGCCATCTACCGGTCGTCCGAACAGGGCGAGGCCGTCTCGCTGAACACCGACTCCGTCCCAGCCCTCTCACCTAAATAA
- a CDS encoding ABC transporter ATP-binding protein — MGNVKLEHMTKRYDDVTAVDDMNLDIKDGEFVTFVGPSGCGKSTTMETIAGLTKPTEGTISISGRDVTNLPPKDRGISMVFQNIALFPHMDVFDNISFGLRLRKYDDEEIQRRVDRAADIVQLENMQDRMPEEMSGGQRQRVAIARAIVRNPDVFLMDEPLANLDAKLRVHMRTELQRLHKELDTTIIYVTHDQAEAMTMSDRIAVINAGKLQQIDPPLVCYNEPANLFVAGFIGSPSMNFIEGTITDNGFESEYVTVDFDPSTVGVTVGSSITLGIRPEDVYESSKAHTLADPTVAMPVTTDVLEPMGDEIFIYLLLSEAAETSMDTAQANDQLLMSTDPDSTLGEDEQLEVVLDRSKVHLFDTASGTAISHGIADPAVASESEAEPSTDD, encoded by the coding sequence ATGGGAAACGTTAAACTCGAACACATGACAAAGCGGTACGATGATGTAACGGCAGTCGACGACATGAACCTCGACATCAAGGACGGCGAGTTCGTCACCTTTGTCGGTCCCTCGGGGTGTGGCAAGTCGACCACGATGGAGACCATCGCTGGACTGACGAAACCAACCGAGGGGACGATCAGCATCAGCGGCCGTGACGTCACGAACCTCCCGCCGAAGGACCGTGGGATCTCGATGGTGTTTCAGAACATCGCGCTGTTCCCTCACATGGACGTCTTCGACAACATCAGTTTCGGCCTCCGGCTCCGCAAATACGACGACGAGGAGATTCAGCGCCGGGTCGACCGCGCTGCCGACATCGTCCAGCTCGAAAACATGCAAGATCGGATGCCCGAGGAAATGTCGGGCGGACAGCGACAGCGGGTCGCCATCGCACGGGCGATTGTCCGTAACCCGGACGTCTTCCTGATGGACGAGCCACTGGCGAACCTCGATGCCAAGCTACGTGTCCACATGCGAACCGAACTCCAGCGACTCCACAAGGAGCTGGATACGACGATCATCTACGTCACCCACGATCAGGCCGAGGCGATGACGATGTCCGACCGGATTGCGGTCATCAACGCCGGCAAACTCCAGCAGATCGACCCACCGTTGGTCTGTTACAACGAACCCGCAAACCTGTTCGTTGCTGGCTTCATTGGCTCGCCGTCGATGAACTTCATCGAAGGGACGATTACGGACAACGGCTTCGAGTCCGAATACGTCACTGTCGACTTCGACCCGTCGACTGTCGGCGTCACGGTAGGGTCGTCGATCACACTCGGTATCCGACCGGAGGATGTCTACGAATCGAGCAAGGCTCACACGCTCGCGGATCCGACAGTAGCGATGCCTGTCACGACCGATGTGCTCGAACCGATGGGCGACGAGATATTCATTTACCTCCTCCTCAGCGAGGCTGCCGAAACCTCGATGGATACCGCACAGGCCAACGATCAGCTGTTGATGAGTACGGACCCCGACAGCACACTCGGCGAGGACGAACAGCTGGAGGTCGTCTTGGACCGAAGTAAGGTCCACCTCTTCGATACGGCGTCGGGAACGGCGATCTCCCACGGAATTGCCGATCCAGCGGTAGCCTCGGAATCGGAGGCCGAGCCCAGCACCGACGACTGA
- a CDS encoding carbohydrate ABC transporter permease gives MSLEQTDGQKVYTNDDDSEEPEIDRGLFEAWAAKTIKNPKRTYKALFYTATIFFLVTTLFPFYWLFMVALTPRRNLQDVGLVPSGFDPSLLAQGDLTMGTNPGVFLEVFTIIPFHRYMFNSFVIATVTTIVVIIVASLAGYVFGRLRFPGKGPLMLLVLIVSFFPPAAFFIPLNDLFNTNIDILRPILADGSLYNTPYAMVVPFSAIFMPLSIFILTTFYSQIPDGLEDAARIEGTTRLGALFRVIMPLSAPGVATAGVLTFIAVYNEFFFSFLMTDGSADNWAPIVDGILQYQGQYEVLFNVMAAASIVGVLPVAILVVVAQEKIVSGLTAGALKE, from the coding sequence ATGTCTCTCGAACAAACAGACGGACAAAAGGTCTACACCAACGACGACGACAGCGAGGAACCGGAGATCGACCGCGGGCTGTTCGAAGCTTGGGCCGCGAAAACGATCAAAAACCCAAAGCGGACGTACAAAGCGTTGTTCTACACAGCGACGATCTTCTTCCTCGTCACAACGCTGTTCCCGTTCTACTGGCTGTTCATGGTGGCACTGACGCCACGTCGTAATCTCCAGGACGTCGGGCTTGTCCCCTCTGGCTTCGACCCCTCGCTGCTTGCGCAGGGTGATCTCACGATGGGGACCAATCCCGGCGTCTTCCTTGAGGTGTTTACGATCATTCCGTTCCACCGCTACATGTTCAACAGCTTCGTGATCGCGACGGTGACGACGATTGTCGTCATCATCGTCGCCAGCCTCGCGGGCTACGTCTTCGGTCGACTGCGGTTCCCCGGTAAGGGACCGCTCATGCTGCTCGTGTTGATCGTGTCGTTCTTCCCGCCAGCGGCGTTCTTCATCCCGCTGAACGATCTGTTCAACACGAACATAGACATCTTGCGGCCAATCTTGGCCGACGGCAGCCTCTACAACACGCCGTACGCGATGGTCGTCCCGTTCAGTGCAATCTTCATGCCGCTGTCGATCTTCATCCTCACGACGTTCTACAGTCAGATCCCCGATGGGCTCGAAGACGCCGCCCGGATCGAAGGCACCACACGGCTCGGCGCGCTGTTCCGTGTGATTATGCCACTGTCGGCCCCCGGCGTCGCAACGGCGGGCGTGCTGACGTTCATCGCGGTCTACAACGAGTTCTTCTTCTCGTTCCTCATGACCGACGGCAGCGCCGACAACTGGGCCCCCATCGTCGACGGGATTCTGCAGTATCAGGGCCAATACGAGGTGCTGTTCAACGTGATGGCCGCAGCGAGTATCGTCGGCGTGCTACCAGTTGCCATACTGGTTGTCGTCGCACAGGAAAAAATCGTCAGCGGGCTCACCGCGGGAGCACTCAAGGAGTAA
- a CDS encoding carbohydrate ABC transporter permease: MATDHTNSPAETGADSGGVFSGFLTWMENLSEAAYAYLLLIPGFLLLALVAFYPLLSTLRMSLLADETRGAEPLGGFVGLENYIDVFTGDTRLSRQVIDVALTSDFPFLELGTPFFRQALFVTLAFAILSVLFETIIGFGQAMVLNQEFEGRRWVRVAIILPWAIPIVIQGMLFFLMFQPTVGFGSEIMQSIGLFGDNPLASSRDSFIIVLVADIWKTSAFMALLILAGLQSVDRSLYDVAKVSGATPWQRFKLITLPIVMPALIVAMLFRTMDAMRVYGIIESTASCSTVPSMTCLVIDGLFGGTRIYGTAAAVAFLTAALIGVFIAVYLAKFRDSEGGFM; encoded by the coding sequence ATGGCAACCGACCACACCAACTCACCGGCCGAGACCGGGGCCGACAGCGGTGGCGTTTTCAGTGGTTTCCTTACCTGGATGGAAAACCTCAGTGAGGCCGCCTACGCCTACCTGCTGTTGATTCCCGGCTTCCTCCTGTTGGCATTGGTCGCGTTCTATCCCCTCTTGTCGACGTTACGGATGTCGTTGCTGGCCGACGAAACCCGTGGTGCAGAGCCACTCGGCGGGTTCGTCGGGCTGGAAAACTACATCGACGTCTTCACTGGGGATACGCGACTCAGCCGACAGGTAATCGACGTTGCACTCACATCCGACTTCCCGTTTCTCGAACTCGGGACCCCGTTTTTCAGGCAAGCACTGTTCGTCACGCTCGCGTTTGCAATACTGAGCGTCCTGTTCGAAACAATCATCGGCTTCGGTCAGGCGATGGTCCTCAACCAAGAGTTCGAGGGCCGCCGCTGGGTCCGTGTCGCCATCATCCTCCCGTGGGCGATTCCAATCGTCATTCAGGGGATGCTGTTCTTCCTCATGTTCCAGCCGACCGTCGGCTTCGGCAGCGAGATCATGCAGTCGATCGGCCTGTTCGGCGACAACCCACTGGCATCGAGCCGTGATTCGTTCATCATCGTGCTCGTCGCCGACATCTGGAAAACCTCGGCGTTCATGGCGCTGTTGATCCTCGCAGGGCTCCAGAGCGTCGACCGCAGCCTCTACGACGTGGCCAAAGTCTCGGGGGCGACCCCGTGGCAGCGATTCAAGCTGATTACCCTGCCAATCGTGATGCCAGCACTGATCGTCGCCATGCTGTTCCGGACGATGGACGCCATGCGCGTCTACGGCATCATCGAGTCGACGGCGAGCTGTTCGACCGTCCCATCGATGACCTGTCTGGTGATCGATGGCCTGTTCGGCGGCACCCGGATCTACGGGACGGCCGCTGCAGTTGCCTTCCTCACCGCAGCGCTAATCGGCGTCTTCATCGCCGTCTACCTCGCGAAATTCCGTGACTCAGAAGGAGGGTTCATGTAA
- a CDS encoding extracellular solute-binding protein, with translation MGKEYSNENGLANAGVSRRRFVQAASAAGISTSLAGCTGGNGGSDAVVVSADSVMADASDEIISALRNSGLDTDIEVEIVQEDFQTDSRRQTYSSALNAGRSSPDLFMMDSGWTIPFIVREQLVNLEEQLSSDVLDRIRNDYLSASVATAESPMSGDLYGVPIFPDYPVMHYRKDLAEAAGYNPDGNNWATTPMSWQEFSQVAADVRDQSGVEYGFTTQAAAYEGLACCTFNETMSSFGGAYFGGVDNLFGPVGERPVTVEEEPVIETIRMMRAFMYGSDDPEAAEGYEQIAPSSIVQWTEEDARGPFTSGNAAFHRNWPYAITNNVEAFGTDFDVMPLPYGVPESESKYDGLGGSRAALGGWHLTMNPNSQKTEDAVQVLEAWTSDEVMLTVFETAGNLPPIPGVLDGVTEDDVGPIGRYVDTLQYVADTAVPRPVTDLWPNQSALVYQEVHDAYTQTKTPEEAMSTLATELEESDTR, from the coding sequence ATGGGTAAGGAATACTCAAACGAAAACGGTCTGGCAAACGCTGGTGTCTCCCGTCGACGATTCGTACAGGCAGCAAGTGCGGCAGGAATCTCGACTAGTTTGGCTGGCTGCACCGGCGGCAACGGCGGCAGCGACGCCGTCGTCGTCTCGGCTGACTCGGTGATGGCCGACGCGTCCGACGAGATCATCAGCGCACTTCGAAACTCTGGTCTCGACACCGACATCGAAGTCGAGATCGTTCAGGAAGACTTCCAGACCGACAGCCGTCGACAGACCTACAGCTCGGCGCTCAACGCTGGCCGGTCGTCGCCGGACCTGTTCATGATGGACAGCGGGTGGACGATTCCGTTCATCGTGCGCGAGCAGCTCGTAAATCTCGAAGAGCAGCTGTCGAGCGACGTGCTCGACCGCATCCGCAACGACTACCTTTCGGCATCGGTTGCGACCGCCGAAAGCCCTATGTCCGGAGACCTCTACGGCGTGCCGATCTTCCCGGATTACCCGGTTATGCACTACCGGAAAGACCTCGCCGAAGCCGCGGGCTACAACCCGGATGGTAACAACTGGGCGACCACGCCAATGTCTTGGCAGGAGTTCTCGCAGGTTGCCGCTGATGTTCGGGATCAAAGCGGCGTTGAGTACGGCTTTACGACGCAGGCAGCCGCCTACGAGGGACTGGCCTGTTGTACGTTCAACGAGACGATGTCGAGTTTCGGCGGTGCGTACTTCGGTGGCGTCGACAACCTCTTCGGCCCGGTTGGCGAGCGACCCGTAACTGTCGAGGAAGAACCAGTCATCGAGACGATTCGCATGATGCGTGCGTTCATGTACGGCAGCGATGATCCGGAGGCCGCAGAGGGGTACGAACAGATCGCTCCGAGCTCGATCGTCCAGTGGACCGAAGAGGACGCTCGCGGACCGTTTACCTCCGGCAACGCGGCGTTCCACCGCAACTGGCCATACGCGATCACCAACAACGTCGAAGCCTTCGGAACCGACTTCGACGTGATGCCGCTTCCGTACGGTGTCCCCGAAAGCGAATCGAAGTACGACGGCCTCGGTGGCAGCCGCGCAGCCCTCGGTGGCTGGCATCTGACGATGAACCCCAACTCACAGAAGACCGAAGACGCAGTACAGGTCCTCGAAGCGTGGACCTCCGACGAGGTCATGCTGACGGTCTTCGAGACCGCCGGCAACCTCCCGCCGATTCCGGGCGTTCTCGACGGCGTTACCGAAGACGATGTCGGCCCAATCGGCCGCTACGTCGACACGCTGCAGTACGTGGCCGATACGGCCGTGCCACGCCCCGTGACCGACCTGTGGCCGAACCAGTCGGCACTGGTCTACCAGGAGGTCCACGACGCCTACACCCAGACGAAGACGCCCGAGGAGGCAATGAGCACCCTCGCAACCGAACTCGAAGAGAGCGACACCAGATAA